The DNA window tttattttgtttttattttataactttatgttttgttttatttattaattttattacattttctttTATAACATCATTCATTATCGTTCACTTTCATTAAATCAATGGTTTAACCTTATGAGTCACTTAGTTATGTTTTACTTTATGATGtaattataattcaacttttgacttttatacgatttagtctttgtacttaaATTAAGCACTAATTCAACGAAATTatctaatcaaaattcaaattctaatataactctgtaaatatttaataaaaatatttataggtcCAATTTACggaaatgaggtcctgatacctcaatTTCCAAAACCACTTACTTTAGAACTAATACACTTGTACATTGTCTAACTGTTTAAATAACCGAAATTATTAGACTGAGCTTCAGTTTAATACTGTAATActcttgtaaatattaataaataatatttattgattttattatcgAAAAACAGAATTCTGAAACCTCCATTTCCAGCACCACTGACTTTCGGATCGTTATACCATCATTCTTAAGATCAATGGTAAGCTtggattgaatttttttaagcGACGTAACAATCTTTGCTCATAAGATCTTAGTAAACCCATTAATCGTTGAACAATCATAGTTGATAGATCTTTAGTTTCTTCAATAATGACTACCATAGGATCAAATTTTTCTGTCTAGCTTATTAGAATTTTATCAACAAGTGTACGATCATCAATTGTGTCTCCATGTGCCTTCATTTGATTCACCAACGTAGACAATCTATTATGATATTCATTTATGCTTTCatgttctttcatttttttcgtTCTCAAAATCTCTTTTGAGAGATTGAAGTTTAACAACTTTCACTTTTGTGTCTTATTCGAATTCTTGTTGTAGAATATTCATGCTTCTTTGGATTTTTTTGCTCTTTATCATTCTAGGAAATATGGAATGAGACTCCTCTTTGAATCATCCCGAAAACTTCGGCCTTCGTAATCTTATTATTCTTTAATTCTTCATGTTATTCTTTTGTAGCATCTTTTGAATCTCCATAGCCCTCATTGACAAACCCCAAGACATTCTAGGAAGTGAATAATGTCTCCAATTTAACtgctcaaaaatcataatttttgccATCGAATTCAGGAACTTGAATATTGTTGTAGATTGTGCTTTTGGAAGTCacgattaattttattttcacacatactCTTTCACTTTGTAAGGATCTCTAGCTCTTGATACCAGTTTGTTGGAGAGAATTCTACAGATAATGAAGGGAAGAGACATTTAACATAGAATGAATACTTTTCTCATATCATATTCTTTTTATCTCTTACTTTCTTACAATGGCTTCATCACTTACAACCTTTATATAGTTGTTATATGTGACTATTAGTTTCAATACATGCATCTAATAATAAATATGTATCTAGTACATACATGCATCTTAGATAAATACATTCATGCATAACTATTGGATTCCTTAGATTCATCTATTCTAAACAAATTGATTACAAGAACACATTCATGGCACCATATTATCCAACACTAGCAACGTTGCAGTGGACAAAGAGATGCTCCAGAGTCTCGACTTCTTCTTGACAAAAGGGGCAACTACTGTCATGTGTAACATTCCTCCTATATGTAATTTCTTTGACTTGCAAGAAATTATTgcaaattttcaaataaacatAATCAGTTTGAAGTGGAGACGAAGCTTCAAGAAGGTTTTTTAGTAACACGTGTTTGTTTCACATGAAAAAGTTTAGGATTTTTAATTCTtaacattttaaacaaaaaatggaaaaagattAACATGAAAAATTCTAAGGTGACTTTGATTTGATACATAGAGATATAGTATTTGATAAACTGAACCATGTCAATGTCATTGTAATGTAAAGCTATTCATAAGCCTACCTGATTTTAAAGAAATTCTAGATTAATTTTTAGTGGGCTCGATTCATTTTactgtttaaaatattaataaaaatttaaaaacatttttataaatatatttaaatttaaaatatttttttatttaaatcaaatttaaacagGATAAAACCAAATAACGTAACAATGCGGCACCAAACATAGTAATAATGGAGGGTGAGACTGAAACTTAAGTGTTTAAAGATCCAAGGTCTCCACCTTAACCAATAATAACAATGCCTCATTGGCAATAGGTGACTAGTTTTATACAAGGACTAACTTTTATCCATTCTTGTATCCTTTAATCAAAGGAAAAAGGTGTTTAAGTAAGCTTAAACTCATATTCTCTTAATTGTTGCAATaaatatagtaataattttatcccagtaaaattaaaaaaccaaACCACAGATTTTTAGTACCAAATGCTTAAAAAATGTATAGAGTTAATCTACAAAttaacccccccccccccccaaaataaAAAAGTTTGTCTTTGCACAAGAGAACTTAAGCTTAAATTTTGTTTCGGCACAGAATCTTCATATACAAATTCTGTTAAATGTGAAGTTGAAGTTCAAGATGAATGGATGTCGAAGAAGGAAATCATAGGATCATAGACGACTTTACTAGCATTCACACCAAGAACAAAATCTGCATGAGCATATTCCTCGCTGTATACTTCAACCAGCTCTCCATTGTCGTGATCTTTGAGGTCATTTAGCAAGGCCTTAACATCGTTAGCATCAGCAAGCATGTCTTGACCACCATAGCCAAGGAAAAGAGGGAGCTCTTTCGGGATGTTTTTCATGTTGTATGCTGGGGGATCCGATTGCCCGTAGTGTTCCTTGTTCTCATCTTCACTACCGTAATCGTACATGGCTATGGTCCCTGTTCTTATCACTGTTCGACAACAAACCCAAAGAGCCACAGTAATTAAAAAAGacaaatggatcaaagattatgGACGTTAAAGGCACTTACTTTGAGACAAGTGGATTATGTTCTTAGTTGCAGTTGGTTGGGGTTCATGTTTAAGTAACTCGCCTGCCCTTGAAGAATTTATACAGCAGTTTGGGCCTGTGATCGGCCATCATTCTTTCACCattaagaatagaaaaaaaagaagaagaagaagaagcaaacaTTGATGTCAAGGATTTATAACGAGCAAAGCTGGGAAAGGGACCTGTTAAAGCAGTCATTAACTCGGAGCAATTAGTGCCTGGTTCATTGCATATCTTTTCCAGAATTGGGCCTAGGACGTCCCTGTTCCATCAAAGAACCATTGAGATTTTACGTTCTTTATGCAGGTTGGGAATTAGCATTCTAATCTCTTTTCTTGGACTGCTTAAAAATTAAGAACCAATGCTTCATTAATTCTCACCATCCTGGAGGAAATTGACGGTAACCCAAGCTGTATAATTCCTGTTTGTCAAACCATAGGAAACTGTTAAATTGATGGAGTTGCCTATATATGACCCTCTCTAAGACCCACCAAATACATAAAAGtacttttaaaagaaatttaaatagacCCGTATCGGATACATACAAGTATCTGATACGAATCcgaataaaataagttaaaattcaCACTAGAAAACGATATACTAAGAGATCTTACTTCGGCTATATGCAGCTGTGCAGCTTCTTTTGTTAATTGCGACGGAATCTGATTGAGGTGAGCAATTGGACTAAGCAAAGCAGCTGATTTGAACATGTTTATCAGCTTACCTTGTTCGGAAAAGGCAGCTAAAGCGATCAAAGTTCCCTAAAATAGTATATTTTCGAAGGTTTTTTTCCTTAGCATCAGCCATTATATTCCATAATAGATGgtttggaacaaaaaaaaaagtttacagTGACTTTACCAAGGAATGCCCAACATAATGCAACTTCTGCCCAGTTTTGTACTGAACATATTGGACAAGAGCTGAAAGATCATACTGGACTAATTCATCCCACGACCATTCCCAGTAAGCCTGCACGCAAAAAAAATATGAGTAATGAACTCCATAGCAAAATATTCTAATCATGGAGTACGATACATATAAAAGTTCGAACCGAATCATTCGAACTCAAAGACGTATGTCCACGACTATATTTAGTTCCGCGTGTGTTCGCAAGCCACACATCGAAGCCATTATCCGCTAAAATGAAACCTAAAGATTCATCTGGAGTGTTCAGCAACCATGCTGCGGCATCCTGTCACCATATTACATGCTACGTTATTGACAATTATCATGTCATTCAAGCATGGAGATTAATGTTTTACAGTGACTAACCACTAATAGCCCATGTTGTAGCAGCACCGGCGGTTTGCTCGCTGTCTTACCAGACCGCCCTACTGGAATCCGCTGCACGCTAAGGATGTAACCATCTTTCGCAGTAACCTGGAAGAACAATTAGAAAGGTTTTTGACAGCAGTCATTGGATGTTACAAAGTTGAAGGACATAATTCTAAGCTGAAATCAATGTCATTACTTTATGTTCTTCACAGGCGTAACCTTGAGTCTGCACAAGCGATTTGCAGATAGTATCATCGTCATCACTGATTGAGGATTTTATTATGATATCAACATCCTTAGCATTGCCTGGAAACACCTTATCAATGGCCAAAACATTTGGTGACACAAAGAATAATACTAATAATGTCAAAACACTTGAAAAGTTAAGCATCCTAAAGTTTTCTTGTGCTCCACTGCACCACCAGCCAGTTTTTGTTTTTCTAGTTTTTATAGTGGCCAAATTACAAATGAACCAAAATAGTAGTCTTTGCTATAATCGCAGGCCCTGTTGAGTTATCCTATGTTGCTAAAAAATGGGTGGAATGCGCATACTTTTATGATAGGTATTGGCATGAAAATTGAAGAGCAATATTCTAGAAACAGATTTGTTTGTTGTACCTGCAGGATGGAAGCAAGGAATGGGAACAAATTAAAGGTAATAATTTATAACTTACTAAATGTTTGAATTATGTGGCAGTAGTAAAAATCAAAGAAGTAGGTGGCGCGGAAAGAGCTAGAGAAGTGACCATTTTTGAGGTCAAACAATGAAAGTGAATTGCGTTGATGATAAACTGGGTTGATAGGGACTTGCGTTGACATGTTGATGGCCATGTTTAGATATGACCTTATTTACATGGATTCATTTGGGTTATGTATCAGTATCCGACATCGGTACTGTTCGGCCTCAGATTAAGATAATCATGAAATCATCTCTCGTCTAAAGGCTGGTTCCGGTACTTTGCTTAGAGGAGGACATACCCATCGCCAAATATAGCGGACATCCATTAGCCTAACGAACAGAGGTCTAACCATGGGATTATGCTAACTAACAAAGCATTGCATACCCAAATAGATGAATATTTGCCCATCTACGTTTTGaactaaaaaataaagaatagttTTACCGCATTGGGGTGCCAAcctctaaaaatatatatgatccCAATTCTATGACCATCTACTCggatatttttcataaaaatactCTCTTGAAAAACCTTTAAAACTCTCAAATACTTATTCTAACACTCTTTGACCACTTAAAAAGGATTTTTACACTATTGTGTGATTGTTCGTCCTTCCCTTACACCTGAACTTTTTATTAACATGTATGCATTTACATGGTTTTTTTTGTCACAACATTTACGTGTTTTAATCTACTCATGACATTGATGGTCACGGGTGTCCACATTATAAAGTCACTTGTATCCATTTATGAATAAATGTTGGAACATatcttattttctattttcatcttCTCTCTCGCTGCTCTAACCCTCTCCCTCCATCATCATAGCCACCAACCTCGAATGACAACTTCCCATTCAGATTCTGATGACAAAACACTTCCTCTTTCTCTCCCATTTCTTTCTCTTTACTTTGGCTTTTAGCTTAAAATTTCCCCAAAACGATGCTCACCACTCACCACTCAAATTCTCTTTTGCCCACTAAAACCCTTTCCCTCAACTctctatcatctttttcttttaccCTTTGTTTTCTTTCATCGAATTCCAAGGGGTTTCACTTGCTTTAAAGCTATCTTagatacaaatatacatatacgTACATATTGATAGAGTAGGATAGTAATTTCGATCTGAGAGAGAATGATGACCCACTTTCTTTCCTTGTTCAAAACTTGCTGCAAATGGCTCTTTGTGGATTTGTCATCACCGATACCATCGAACCCAACCACCCCATCGTTTATGTCAACACCTTGAATTTTTTTACGACACCACTGGAGATGTAGGCTAGGTTGAAGACAAAGATTTTTGGCATTGAAAGCTATAGAGATGAAAGCTGCGTTGCAAATGCTAGATTTCTTTTAC is part of the Gossypium hirsutum isolate 1008001.06 chromosome D11, Gossypium_hirsutum_v2.1, whole genome shotgun sequence genome and encodes:
- the LOC107910982 gene encoding triacylglycerol lipase 2; translated protein: MVLFFVSPNVLAIDKVFPGNAKDVDIIIKSSISDDDDTICKSLVQTQGYACEEHKVTAKDGYILSVQRIPVGRSGKTASKPPVLLQHGLLVDAAAWLLNTPDESLGFILADNGFDVWLANTRGTKYSRGHTSLSSNDSAYWEWSWDELVQYDLSALVQYVQYKTGQKLHYVGHSLGTLIALAAFSEQGKLINMFKSAALLSPIAHLNQIPSQLTKEAAQLHIAEELYSLGYRQFPPGWDVLGPILEKICNEPGTNCSELMTALTGPNCCINSSRAGELLKHEPQPTATKNIIHLSQMIRTGTIAMYDYGSEDENKEHYGQSDPPAYNMKNIPKELPLFLGYGGQDMLADANDVKALLNDLKDHDNGELVEVYSEEYAHADFVLGVNASKVVYDPMISFFDIHSS